The following coding sequences are from one Nonlabens arenilitoris window:
- a CDS encoding pyridoxal phosphate-dependent aminotransferase, whose translation MKNNLSDRINNLPVSATLAMAAKARELREQGKDIIGLSLGEPDFNTPDFVKDAAIQAINDNYNSYTPVDGYVELKDAIILKFKRDNNLDYTRDQIVVSTGAKQSIANVAMVLLNEGDECILPAPYWVSYAAIVQLAEGVPVEVRAGVEQNFKITPDQLRAAITPRTKMILFSSPNNPSGSVYSQAELEGLAAVLKDYPEIIVVSDEIYEHINYGSGHASIASVEGMYDRTVTINGVSKAFAMTGWRVGYIGAPAWIARACNKMQGQITSGTNCIAQRAVITALEAPVSKIQYMVDAFHKRRDLILELLSKIDGFVTDTPEGAFYVFPDISSFFGKTIKGHKIENATDFSLLLLEEALVATVTGDAFGAPNCIRLSYAASEDQITEAIKRIEKVLS comes from the coding sequence ATGAAAAACAACCTATCTGATCGTATCAATAATTTACCAGTAAGTGCCACACTCGCAATGGCTGCCAAAGCACGTGAGCTGAGAGAACAAGGTAAAGATATCATAGGACTTAGTCTAGGCGAACCTGATTTTAATACACCTGACTTTGTAAAGGACGCAGCCATCCAAGCCATTAATGATAACTACAACTCTTACACACCAGTTGATGGTTATGTAGAATTGAAAGATGCTATCATTTTAAAATTTAAAAGAGATAATAATCTTGATTACACAAGGGATCAGATTGTAGTATCAACAGGTGCAAAGCAATCGATTGCAAATGTAGCAATGGTATTACTTAATGAAGGTGACGAATGTATTTTACCAGCGCCATACTGGGTTAGTTATGCTGCAATTGTGCAACTAGCAGAAGGTGTTCCCGTAGAAGTAAGAGCTGGCGTAGAACAAAATTTTAAAATTACACCAGATCAATTGCGTGCGGCCATAACGCCTCGCACAAAAATGATTTTATTTTCATCTCCTAATAATCCAAGCGGTAGCGTTTATAGCCAAGCAGAACTAGAAGGACTGGCTGCTGTACTTAAAGATTATCCTGAAATTATTGTAGTAAGCGATGAAATCTATGAGCATATCAATTATGGTAGTGGGCATGCGAGTATAGCTAGCGTAGAAGGAATGTATGACCGTACCGTTACGATAAATGGTGTTAGTAAAGCGTTTGCGATGACAGGTTGGAGAGTTGGTTACATAGGTGCTCCAGCATGGATAGCTCGTGCTTGTAACAAAATGCAAGGACAAATCACTAGCGGAACTAATTGTATAGCACAACGTGCCGTTATTACAGCATTGGAAGCTCCAGTTTCTAAGATTCAATATATGGTAGACGCATTTCATAAGCGTCGTGACTTAATACTCGAATTATTATCAAAAATTGATGGGTTTGTAACAGATACTCCTGAAGGTGCTTTTTACGTATTCCCAGATATTTCTTCATTTTTTGGAAAAACGATTAAAGGTCATAAAATTGAAAATGCGACAGATTTCTCTTTATTATTATTAGAAGAAGCTCTTGTAGCCACAGTTACGGGCGATGCTTTTGGCGCACCTAACTGTATAAGACTTTCTTATGCAGCGAGCGAAGATCAAATTACTGAGGCGATTAAAAGGATTGAGAAGGTGTTGTCTTAA
- the rsmG gene encoding 16S rRNA (guanine(527)-N(7))-methyltransferase RsmG gives MHQIIKNYFPHLTDHQMEQFAQLGDLYADWNSQINVISRKDIDQLYTRHVLHSLGIACVVRFRESLPNTPGGTRVMDVGTGGGFPGIPLAIMFPKTSFHLIDAIGKKIKVVDAVVEALQLKNVTTQHGRAEKVKGKFDFIVSRAVTNMPDFVNWTRNKIRKDSYHEIENGILYLKGGDLTEELKPFPDAYIYELPDYFEEEFFETKKVVHLPL, from the coding sequence GTGCATCAAATTATAAAAAATTATTTTCCGCATCTAACAGATCATCAAATGGAGCAATTTGCTCAGTTAGGTGACTTATATGCAGATTGGAATTCACAGATTAATGTGATCTCTAGAAAAGATATAGATCAATTATATACAAGACATGTATTGCATTCTTTAGGTATTGCTTGTGTAGTACGCTTTCGCGAAAGCTTACCCAATACGCCAGGTGGAACCAGAGTTATGGATGTAGGAACAGGCGGTGGTTTTCCAGGGATACCTCTTGCTATCATGTTTCCTAAAACCAGTTTTCACCTTATAGATGCGATAGGTAAAAAAATTAAGGTTGTAGATGCTGTAGTAGAAGCATTGCAATTAAAAAATGTAACGACGCAACACGGAAGAGCCGAGAAAGTAAAGGGTAAATTCGATTTTATAGTAAGTCGTGCTGTTACTAATATGCCTGACTTTGTAAATTGGACTCGTAATAAAATAAGAAAAGATAGCTATCACGAGATTGAAAATGGAATATTATATCTTAAAGGTGGAGATTTAACAGAGGAATTAAAGCCTTTTCCTGATGCTTATATTTATGAATTACCAGATTATTTTGAAGAAGAGTTTTTTGAAACTAAAAAAGTAGTTCACCTTCCACTTTAA
- a CDS encoding DUF6029 family protein yields MKKILIALVALTTMQITIAQDNRGTFSGGFESNSQWYQDDEGLGTMAPQDQLRSNNYFTLRYSYDKFTAGIQYELFAPNPLLGYFEGFEGNAIGTYYLNFKHKGLDITGGHFYDQFGSGLIYRSWEDRQLGIDNSIRGVRVKYDFTDYLNATAFTGNQRVGFEISDGTVTGVNTELDLSTALDLETGVQIGASYVNRFQSSGSPDLNFPADIGAYSVRADLTFEKFFIGTEYVYKEPDAFVLNNVVSNFNYQDGRALLVNTGYATKGLGINATIRAIENMGFYSDREQTGNPFLLNTINYVPGYTKQQDYAVSNIYVYAPQALVSPIEGKAGEIGGQVDVYYTSKKGSLLGGKYGTKFEFNYANWSGLDATFDLTNNTYDASLLSRGEKYFEEYSIAVKKRFSSNFSTIFTAVHTEYNAAIIEGPTSDFFLNGDAFIIDALYKLDGGRSVRMDLQHLSADADRGNWAAATAEYAFSPYLSMYVTDLYNYDETDIHYYSVGGSYTKGRTRVAMNYGRQRGGLVCVGGVCRFVPENTGLTLNISTNF; encoded by the coding sequence ATGAAAAAAATTTTAATAGCGCTGGTAGCTCTAACTACTATGCAAATCACTATTGCACAAGATAATAGAGGTACATTCTCAGGAGGCTTTGAATCTAATAGTCAATGGTACCAAGATGATGAAGGTCTAGGTACGATGGCACCACAAGACCAATTGCGTTCTAATAATTATTTTACACTTAGGTACTCCTATGATAAATTTACTGCAGGTATTCAATATGAACTATTTGCTCCTAATCCTTTACTAGGTTATTTTGAAGGTTTTGAAGGTAATGCTATAGGAACTTATTATTTGAACTTTAAACACAAAGGTCTAGACATCACTGGAGGTCATTTTTATGACCAGTTCGGTAGCGGCTTGATTTATCGTTCTTGGGAAGATAGACAGTTAGGAATTGACAACTCTATTAGAGGAGTAAGAGTTAAATATGACTTTACAGATTATTTAAACGCTACTGCTTTTACTGGAAATCAAAGAGTAGGTTTTGAAATATCAGACGGCACAGTTACTGGAGTTAACACTGAATTAGATTTATCAACTGCATTAGACTTAGAAACTGGAGTTCAAATAGGAGCTAGTTATGTAAATAGATTCCAATCCTCTGGAAGTCCAGACTTGAACTTTCCAGCAGATATAGGTGCATATAGTGTTCGTGCAGACTTAACATTTGAAAAATTCTTTATTGGTACAGAATATGTATATAAAGAACCTGATGCTTTTGTTTTAAATAATGTAGTAAGCAATTTTAATTATCAAGATGGAAGAGCATTACTAGTAAATACTGGATATGCTACTAAAGGGCTAGGCATCAATGCGACCATTAGAGCAATCGAGAATATGGGCTTTTATTCCGATAGAGAACAAACTGGAAATCCGTTTTTACTGAATACAATTAACTACGTTCCAGGATATACTAAACAGCAAGATTATGCCGTTTCAAATATCTATGTTTACGCACCACAAGCTTTAGTTTCACCTATTGAAGGTAAAGCTGGAGAGATTGGTGGACAAGTTGATGTTTACTACACGTCTAAAAAAGGTAGTTTATTAGGTGGTAAATACGGAACTAAATTTGAATTTAATTATGCAAACTGGAGCGGCCTAGACGCAACATTTGATCTTACAAACAACACTTATGACGCCTCTCTTTTATCTCGAGGAGAAAAATATTTTGAGGAGTATAGTATAGCCGTTAAGAAGCGATTTTCAAGCAATTTCTCTACAATCTTTACAGCTGTTCACACAGAATATAACGCTGCAATTATAGAAGGACCTACTAGCGATTTCTTTTTGAATGGTGATGCCTTTATAATAGATGCCCTTTATAAATTAGATGGTGGTCGTAGTGTTAGAATGGATTTACAACATTTAAGCGCAGATGCTGATCGAGGAAACTGGGCTGCTGCAACTGCAGAGTATGCTTTTAGTCCCTACCTATCTATGTACGTAACTGATTTATATAATTATGACGAAACAGATATTCATTACTATTCTGTAGGTGGTAGTTATACAAAAGGAAGAACTCGCGTAGCCATGAATTATGGCCGCCAGCGTGGTGGGTTAGTTTGTGTAGGTGGTGTATGTAGGTTTGTGCCAGAAAATACTGGGCTTACTTTAAACATCTCTACAAACTTCTAA